In the Methanofollis sp. genome, GATCTTCTTGGTTGGGTGTTTCGTTACCGTGATCTTATCGCCGGCGTGGAAGAGCTTGTCCGCGTTAATACCTGTGGCATTCAGGACACCTCCAGCAAAGTTTGTACTATTTGCCTGTTGATCATTGAGTTTAACCGTGTTATCTACTGCAGCTGCCCCACTCCAGGTAAATTTCAGTGCCTTGAGTTCGTCCACATTCGCTCCACCCGAGATCGTCAGGGTGATGTCGGTGTCGGTGGAGGCCGCCTTCACTGCCACGACCTTGTTCGCTTCCATCTGGTCGGTCTGGCCGAGGACGAACACAGCGACCGTCGCCGCCAGGATGACCGTGATGGCGACCATCAGGATGACGCCGATGACCGGCGACACCGCTTCTTCATGCTCATATCCGAATTTCATCGATTGTTACCTCCTCTTGTGAGGATGATCGCAATTTATCGGTATAGTATATATGTTTTCTTCATTTGCGCGGTACGTGTTTGTACAAAGGGTGATATTTAAAATGTTTCATACGCCATTCGTGCGTTCTATGGCTTCTGAATCATCACGGACATATGGCGTGAGGTGCCGGTCTTCATGGCGAAAACGGCACAATTTTATAGGTGTGTGCGCTGAAGGCGGAACGCGATATAAACATTCTTCCGGAGCGCGAAAAAAAAGGGATCGCCTGAAGAGAAAAATCGTGAAAAGAGCGGCGCGGGTGGGTGTATGCCGGGAGACGGCCAGGGCATTGCCCGTCTCCGGCAGAAATAGACCAGTTTCACGCAGACAAGGATCCGAAAATCCTTCCCCCGCACCCGGGTGAACACGGCCGGGCCGGGGATATCAGAATGTATAACGTGCCCTGTATTTATTATAAGCTGTTTTGTGCCGATAAAAAAAGAAAAGGAAGTTTCTTAAACCTCCTTTACCTCTCAAAACCGATTAAATTAGGATAAATCGCGTTCAGGCCGATTTTGCCGCGGTGTAGGCGTCGTACATCGAGTACAGCCAGACCAGGATGTAGAAGGGGATGCCGATCACGAAGGCCGAGAGACCGCCGAAGACGACCGCGAGGACGAAGAGCACGAGCGCCTTCATCATCTGACCCGTGTAGAACTGGCCGAGGCCGGGGATGAAGAACGAGAGTATCACTGCAAGAAGTGGCGATGCCATAGAGTGCGTTTCACCGCGGAGGAGAAAAAGCACCCTCACCGGCCAAAAGCTACAACTACTCGGGCGTGAGATCGCCATGCCGGGACAATGCCGCCTGTCATCATCGCGGAAAGGCTGGAAAAAAACTTCGGGAACGTCAGGGCCGTGCGGGGGATCAGCTTCGCCGTCGAGGAAGGGGAAGCCTTCGGCTTCCTCGGCCCCAACGGCGCCGGCAAGACCACCACCATGCGCATGGTCCAGTGCGTCTCGCCGCGGACAGGCGGCAGACTCCAGGTCTTCGGCATGGACCCGGCCGTCGACGCCCGCGCCATCAAGGCCCGCCTCGGCGTCGTCCCGCAGGAGAACAACCTCGACCCCGACCTCACCGGCGCCGAAAACCTCCTCACCTACGCGCGCTACTTCGGCATACCGAGACGCACCGCCGAGGAGAGAGTCGCCCGCCTCCTCGCCTTCGTCCAGGTGGAGGGGAAGAAAGACATCGTCATCGAGAACCTCTCCGGCGGCATGCGCCGCCGCCTCATCCTCGCCCGCGCCCTCGTCAACGACCCCGACATCCTCATCCTGGACGAACCCACCACCGGCCTCGACCCCCAGGCCCGCCACCTCATCTGGGAAAGACTCCGCGCCCTCCAGAGAGAGGGCACGACCCTCGTCCTCACCACCCACGCCATGGACGAGGCCGAACACCTCTGCGACCGCCTCGTCATCATGGACCACGGCCAGGTCCTCGTCGAAGGCTCGCCGAAAGACCTGATCAGGACGACGATCGGCGGGCACATCATCGAGGCCGGGGCCGACGAAGCCGTCATCGCGTGTCTCAGGAGCCGCGGCATCCCGTACGAGACCGCCGGCAACCTCGTCCACATCCCCACAGACAGGCCGAACGAAGTGACCCGCGCCCTCCTCGACGCCTGCGGCGCCATCACCCTCACCACCAGGCCCGCCACCCTCGAAGACGTCTTTTTAAAACTCACCGGGAGGACACTCAGGGAATGACC is a window encoding:
- a CDS encoding type IV pilin N-terminal domain-containing protein; this translates as MKFGYEHEEAVSPVIGVILMVAITVILAATVAVFVLGQTDQMEANKVVAVKAASTDTDITLTISGGANVDELKALKFTWSGAAAVDNTVKLNDQQANSTNFAGGVLNATGINADKLFHAGDKITVTKHPTKKIFVVTAIYADGTDGVIYEKTFA
- a CDS encoding ABC transporter ATP-binding protein; the protein is MPPVIIAERLEKNFGNVRAVRGISFAVEEGEAFGFLGPNGAGKTTTMRMVQCVSPRTGGRLQVFGMDPAVDARAIKARLGVVPQENNLDPDLTGAENLLTYARYFGIPRRTAEERVARLLAFVQVEGKKDIVIENLSGGMRRRLILARALVNDPDILILDEPTTGLDPQARHLIWERLRALQREGTTLVLTTHAMDEAEHLCDRLVIMDHGQVLVEGSPKDLIRTTIGGHIIEAGADEAVIACLRSRGIPYETAGNLVHIPTDRPNEVTRALLDACGAITLTTRPATLEDVFLKLTGRTLRE